From the genome of Deltaproteobacteria bacterium:
ACATCTCTTCCAGAAAGGCGCCCGTTCCGGCGGCGCATTTGCGGTTCATCTTGAAATTAACCCTGCGCCCTTCGCTATCGAGCCTGATAATTTTGTTGTCCTGTCCTCCGATATCAATAATGGTGATGGCCAGGGGAAAATAGTAAAAGCATCCTTTCCCATGGCAACTGATTTCTGTCTTGGCATTGTTGGCGAAAGGTACATTTTTTCTACCGTACCCAGTGGAAATGGTATGGACGATATCTTCCCTGGACGCCTTGGCCATGGCCAGCGAGGCAGCGAGACATTTCTCCGCCGCCGCGGAAAAATCTGTTCCTGATTTTTCCACGGCATACCCGAGAAGACGACGCGTGGCATCCATGACGGCTACTTTGGTCCGGGATGCCCCTATATCAATACCGACAAAAACTTTTTGAATATTCATCAGGGTGAACTAACTGAGCTTGGCAGAAGCAAAGCCCAGATCGAACGCCTTAATATTTGCTGCGGAGAATTTACCGGTTCTGGCGACAATCGCCGCTTTCACGTCCTCAGTCTTGAGAGGGAGAACGCCGGTTTGCAGGAGCGCGCCGAGCAAGACCATATTCACCGACAGGACGTTGCCCGCTTCTTTAGCGAGGGCCGCGGCGTCGAAGGCGATAAGTCTTTTCGCTTTCTCCCGGATCAGCTTCTGCAGCAAGCCCAAATCGGGGTAAACTCCTTTCCCGATGGCCACCGTGAAGGGGGGGAGCGGCGCCAGATTGGTTATCACTACGGTGCCGGAGTTGCCCTTGTTCATCGTCCGCAGTGTTTCGGAAGGCTCAAAGCCCACAATGACGTCCGCTTCGCCATTCGAAATGATCGTGCTTTCCGCCTCGCCAAAGATAAGGGTTGATTCTACAACCCCTCCCCGCTGCGCCATGCCATGGATCTCGCTCAAACGGACCGCAACTCCGGCCAACAGCGCCGCTTCACCCAAAATGCGCGAAGCCAGCAGGTTTCCCTGACCGCCTACGGCCACAATGACTAATCTTGTTGTTT
Proteins encoded in this window:
- a CDS encoding acyl-CoA dehydratase activase, translating into MNIQKVFVGIDIGASRTKVAVMDATRRLLGYAVEKSGTDFSAAAEKCLAASLAMAKASREDIVHTISTGYGRKNVPFANNAKTEISCHGKGCFYYFPLAITIIDIGGQDNKIIRLDSEGRRVNFKMNRKCAAGTGAFLEEMSARLDIPLENMDSLARQSQHIVELGSFCTVFSGTEVLEKIRQGKKVTDITKGLFLSVIRRVLEMDSLADNIVMTGGVVAHNPYIVTMTEEILKRKILVPEHPQLTGAIGAALYASEAQTDISASMAD
- a CDS encoding indolepyruvate oxidoreductase subunit beta; amino-acid sequence: MKTTRLVIVAVGGQGNLLASRILGEAALLAGVAVRLSEIHGMAQRGGVVESTLIFGEAESTIISNGEADVIVGFEPSETLRTMNKGNSGTVVITNLAPLPPFTVAIGKGVYPDLGLLQKLIREKAKRLIAFDAAALAKEAGNVLSVNMVLLGALLQTGVLPLKTEDVKAAIVARTGKFSAANIKAFDLGFASAKLS